tattattatgaattattttaaaatatgtgaaggaaaaggaaaatttatataaataagaatttctgattagtaaaactaaattgaattacTCTTATCACTCAACTAACTGAATatttcacaaagaaaaaatgataaGGATTTTAGATATATTggagataatattaaaaaattaaaaatttattaatatgataaactaattaaattgtaataaatgatgaaaatgaaatattttttcatgtataacctttttaattaaaagtattgtttttattcttcatttatttttaaaaatgtattcttTAAGTTCCCTAAATTGGTTTTCATACATATAAAATACTCTTATTTcatattcaattattaattttttggtacacataataaatatcatttgtTACTGAAGAATCTGTTTAGGTTGTGTGTAATCGAAtatataccttttattttaaaaataaaagctaatagctttaaagaaatattattacgaaataaaatatatatatatatatatatatatatatatatatatatatatatatatatatatatatatatatatatatatataaagatttttgGGTGCAGatacattattaataactaatatgatattatcttaagtaagaaaaaagacaaatttaTGAACTAATGCACAGATTTATGATGGTATATATCTATAGTTAATTTACCATACATGcactaatttaaattattatcgtaaagtttattaataatataataatcatattacaaactattaatagtataaaaaatacttttagttttatataatttatatcttttaaatctaattatatacGAAATAGCTATATATACGTACACAAGTTATATACATAGCTAAAGAGgaattatatttatacattttaattatttctattttattttctttacttatCTTTCTTCCTTTTAGAACATATATCACTTATGTATAGTCTACGGTGAATGTTTATACTTTTCCTTATGCAAATATTTCTCTCAGTAGATCTGCTACACCTTGAACCGTTGCATCAGCATCTGTACAACTGATTTGAATTCCTCGGGTCACCAAAGATTCGATGCATCTGTACAACTGATTTGAATTCCTCGGGTCACCAAAGATTCGATAAGCAAACCGCACCACTCTTACCTTTTCAGGTAACCCTATGATTCCATATGAGGGAAATGGTGTTGAATAGTAATAAACAGTATCACACACATTAACGTAATAATAAAAAGGTCGAATTTTCAACGATTAATCTATTGGAAATATGTtataactttgaaaaaaaaaaactgttatttGAAACAGGTAACTGGGTATCTTTAAGTTCAGTCATGATTCATGAACCACGATCGATTCTTGAAGTGTggtctgtttgaaattttgcatCGTAAATTCCAAGAAAAGCATGAAGGTATTTcgattttcttttatatgttcAACCAACGAATGATAAACAACAATTTAAGTCCATCTTTTGAGATATAAAACTGTTGCATTTACGATTCGTCTGTCTGGGTTGGAGAAAGAAAAGACCGAAAagtaaagggaaaaaaaaaggaCATGAGGATGTTAATCATAAATGTAGTTCTTCAACTAAGAGATAATTTGAAGTCAATGGTATACATAATAATTCTCCATATGTTGAGATAATTAATGATGCTAGAAGCCATCTCAgatgcaacaacaacaaaagtagCTTCGAAAAGTTATTGACCTAAAAATCTCTAGGGTCAACAAACACATTCCCGATTTGTCTCTTAATCAGCAGTTCATCATCCTTTTCGTCACTGTGGCTTGAAATTCTTTTCGTGTACCAAATATCATCGATACACGACATGGAAGCTGTTTGAGGGATATGGTTTACAAGTGGATCACCAAACCCTAGCTCCGTTATAACCACTGTGCAGTCCTTCAAACTTTCTCCCATCCTTGATGTGAATCTCCATATGGACTCCATTAGCTCCCCAAGGTTCTCTCCCTCTCCGTGGAGCCCATAGAGGAAGAGAAACCCAAGGGGCCTGCACAGTGAGTCACTCACCGACATTCTCAGACAAGGGAAGATTTTGTCTCTTGCATGATTTAAAGTTGTGTGAAGAAACCTAAGTGGCTGAGACTTTTTAAGTTGAAGCTTGTAAGCCTCACAAGTATTCCATATGCTAAAGATGATCCATGAGCTTGTGATTTCATTGGTAATAATGTCTTCACTCTCTTCCTTTCTCTGCAAGTTGAGTAAGCCTCCCTCTTTGTAATAACTCACCCAGGTGCCCAAGCTGAGATTCTCCTTCAAAATACTATCCATGTCTAATGGGTAAAGCTCTTTGGCCATCAGGGTTCTTCTGTATAAGGAAATTGCCTGGTCTATGTTTACCTTCTCAATTTCTATATCCTTGGAAATCTGTTTTGCAGGGAAACTAATTGGATGCACAAATATGAAAAGTGAGCTGAGGCTCACATATTTGCATTTGTTGGTAAATAGGTTTCTAGAGGCATCGTTGTTCTTTTCAGTTGCCAAGAATGCATATTCAGCCCCATTTCTCAGCATCCATTCTTCAACCGAGGTGACAAGTTTCAGTCCAATCCCCTTTCTCCTGCATAGATGAGTAAACGTCGGTGGTGTATTATTCAGTGCAACACTGACCATATTGCAATGTGATTCTTCATACCATGTTCAAAGTTTTACATGATAAATCAAACAGATTGGGTGCATTATATGATGGCATTAATCAAGTACCTGTGTGAAGGAGAGACCCTAAGGCCTAGTATGCAACCAATCTTCAGCAATGATTCAGAAGGAGTTCTCAAACTCTTAATGCACCCTCGAACCACACCCACAAGCTCCTTGCTTTCAAGCAGCTCAGCCACCTTATGAAACACATATATGATTAGTACAGTCATCTGCTGCATATATTAGTAATGTGGTATATGCATGTATTTGAAACAGACAAAACTTTCATATATAGTAGAGTTTAAGTATAGAAATGgagtatatacatatatatacatatatatatgaagatgATAGTTGGATAATACATATTCATAATTAACTAATTGAACCCAAGTTTCCAAGTTTGGATTTGGAGAGATAATCGTGTAAAGGGGAAAAAGATATAGGGTATTAGCTACCCACCAACATAACATGAAGGGGATAGAACCTAATCCTAGATGAAGGGTCAGCCATCATGTTGGTGAAAATGGAGACCCCCTTTTTAGTCCCAATCTCACACTTCCTCTCAAGCTTCCCCACCACCTTAACATCTCTACCTTCATCAAACTCTCTTATATGAAGCCTACTCTCTACACTGAAAGTGTCAACCATTTCTACTCTTCCTAAGCTAAAAGAAGCAAGTGATGTACTTCTGTGAACTGAAATTAGGAAAAATTTGTGTTCACTCCCAACCATCCAACTCACGCGACATCCTTATATATGGTGAAAAACCATTGGTTGTTTGTTCACGTTGTCCTATGATCTGGTATCATCTCGATCAAGATATTCcgttaataactattttatcacAAAACGCAACTTGATGCATCCGTTGAAAATAGCATTCCTgtgttagtttttattattaaaggcTGACACTATTTATCACAGTCGTTGCCATTAGGACAAATACAAGTACACAATCTACACGGGTTGCACCACAAAACTGAAACAGTAACCTTTCAAAATGATCTACTGAATCTACTTATAAAGATTTTCACAACTTTATTCAAGCTTTGTCACTTAAAAAATCTGTACATAGCAAATGATAATGACATACCAATGTCGTTTGCGATACACCTAAGAAATCATTTGTTATGTGTCCAAACCCTTCCAAGTCCTTCGACACAAAACTCCACGAACTTAATTGCTATTTCAACATACAAAGTGTTGATTCTAATGATAATGCCGATGATCGTTTACCCGGGTTTAGTTTGGGTACTGCATGcttgttcatttttttcaacGGATTTTAATCTCTTCCTAATACAAAATCAGCgttatatgataatttttgcTGACGGTATTTTGAAACCACAacttttttactattatttcaCATTATCACTTAGTActattctctctttctttcttttaaaaataaaaaagttaaattttatctatataaaaGTTGTCAAATTgtcaaataacttttttcaacaaatttcagaTATGAATAAGTGTTTAGGTTCTATAAAAtatctgttttttttatttctttaaaatttaaagtgtgttatttcttattcataatGATGCTAATTTACTATTcatgtattaaattaaaaaaattaaaccattgTTTAAAAGCGGCGAATCTGAATATTAATACTATGATAAAATGTATGCATATGTTATTAAAAGACatttttagattttcaaaataaaggtAACTCATCATCTTAAAATGATTATtgtattcaaaaaataattattaaaattaaaatttaacaattctatataagtattaaaaaataattttaaattttacaagaatgaaaaaaaaaaataagaattacaatgaaaacttacaattttattatatagattaaaaatatgttccagtataattaatattttaggttttctttACCTTAAGttatataagataaataaataaataaatgtacacatttattgaaaaaagatcataaataagataatattattcCACCTATGCTTATAATTATTGGTTAGAGGTTTGGGAAATAATGATTTCATGAATACATTggaaataaatgtatataaatgaTGGTCCGAGGAATACATTAATGTTGAAAGAAAATGTTACAAATTATGGTTTACTGAAtacattattgaaataaaatgtatataagTGATACAAATTTCAAAGTAggttttgtaagattgaattagacATAAAACCCCATCTTAATATAACATGAAAGTTATGAGTTAAAACctattttagtaaatatttttgtttgttgagTCTATCATTTCACATGCTATTGAGTCGTTATTGTATTATCTTATAAGTCAGTTTTGTAAGgttaagttagacttaaagtctatCTCTTAACATAGTATAAAAGTCACGAGTTAGAACTTATCTTAGTAAAACTTATTCTCTCTGTTATTCCACCTACCATCGAGTCACCATCTATTAATGTCTAATATTCTCTCAAAACCTATGTCTTAATGTGAAAGAATTTGAAAGTCATAAGTTATAGTCAATCTTAACAATGATATGTTTCTTTTACCAAGTTTTATTATTGTcacaacatttatatatatttatttctttattttttattccattGTTTTATACTCATTTTCATTTCGTCTTGTCTTTTACCATTCACAAATATTGTAATgtcattattcattaattataatactCTTGAATACTtgttttatgtatataattatcAAAACGAGTCATCCAGTTTGGTTAATTACGGATTGATCATTTAATAAGTCAATAAACTCGAATCACTTTAAAAATTTTGAGTTTATCAACCAAACATAGATTGATGGATTAAAGTGAGATTTGAttcacttaattaaattaaattacaactttttctctcttcaatctcatttttttaatatataatcaaaatctaaaaagtatgatataaatttttatttagcaCAGTAAAAATCTCAcaccaattaaaaataatttaattttataatatacagTTAAGTGTAAACCTtactctaattttttaaatttgtgttatgATCAAAGTTTATCTATCTATCTCTATGTATATTGAGAGTTTAAATTGTTAATCATAAACCTTAATAACCTGAATATGGCACTGTGAGAACCTCGGATTCTATACATATTTTACATGCctctatatatagatataagCACAAGCTTTATCTAGATCACGACCTTAACAATTACACCTCAATCCTGTTATATTGTCTTGCATAAAATCATTGCCCATAAACTCATGTGTCATCATCAATCACTCCTCTATGTtgcaagaaagaagaaaagagaaaaatgttggCATTGAtttttgaatatgaaaaaacAATTGATACGCTGTATCTCTTATACTATATACAATTAAACAAATATGGATTTGattaataagaatatatatatatatatatatatatatatatatatatatatatatatatatatatattacctcAAACCTAAAAGTTTTTATTGTATACACCTTTACTTAATCAAAgacttttatctttattttattttactttttaaattgttacgtcggaattttttattcaaaaagtatattaaaattttattatttctaaaatatgaGTTTTCCATCTAAAAGATAAACGTAACCTTCAATTTAAAACCTAATGGAATCAAGCTCAACATGTTAtagatacatatatattttattttcctgaAAATACATACAagtgtttattatatttaacgACACGACAGACGAATTGAAGtgatattgaatttattttcttaagtatATTGTTATGAAAGTTGAATTATGTTAAATGATTGAGGTTATGAGCAGGTACTTCCTCTGAAGGAGGCAAACTAGGAAGCTTTTGTTGAAGAAAGCACGTGAAGAGGCAGCCACTGGCAAAGAAGGAATATAGTTAAATCATATATTCGCTCGTTTCTCATCACTACTGTTGGTTTTACGTTTAGTCATTCAGCTTATAATTGCTTTGTCCTTCTATGTCTCATGGAGAAAACACTGTCACAAACCTACTTTAGACGTGTAAAAACCCTACTGATGGAAAATATCGAGAAACATGAGGGCATGGGAGTGTCAGATTCCATTactgtttatttcattttaagaattttgcctttccatttttttcatatgGTTTCCAGAAAGGAAAAGGGTTTTGTAAACCATTTATAAGGACTTTGACTATTGTGCATTCTAATCAAGACTTTGTAGAATTTTTGCATGTATTTCTGAATACATCCATCGACTACTGCATTATATCCGAATATTTCAGCGTCTTGTCTATTTCTATCTGTCGTTCCAATCACAAATCGAAACGTTTTAACTTCTTTTAGTATTATACAGTACGACGTCTTTTCTACGGTTTTCTAAAACAACATTTACAGTTTTATACTATCTTTCTAACACTATGTATAGCACATACAATGCtaatgtgtttttattaggcaattgattgcataatattaagtaattttatgtataatttacGTAATCAGGGGTAATAAATTGCACCCGAGAAAGATACGTATagaatcataataaataatcttattttCAGTGAATGGCGAATATCATTCTACttctttaatcataaaatagAAATTCACAAAATATACCTAACAAAGTGATACAATGCtacctttcttctttcttttctttttttttttcaattttctaagTAGAACCTGTTGAGGAAAATAGAAAGATATACGATATTCATGATTAAAAAAGATACAATTTTGAgatcttaatatttattttcatggcATTATTCATCactatataatacttttttctttcatatgtaCTTCTTTCCTCATACATTCAAAAAGTATATATACACAATCATCAGATTCCGTTAGAGGCTTAGAGCACCAGATAAGATCTGATATATAAGACGAAAATATGACATGACaagtaatgataaaaataaagtgtTATATCGTCGACTATTATTGATGCATACattaactatataaataatataaacagtGAGAATAAATTACATAGATGATTAACGATGGGAAATTtcaatttagataaaaaaaatagtttggtGAAGAACcactaatttgttttttatttttttagtttcgaTGTGTGTTTTTAATCCATGACTAAAAAAAGCCTAGACAAATAGTTTGACTACcgcttaaaaaaaaattaaaaatcgtATCATAACAGTATGAAGGAATTATATCAAATTAACTATACTTAATGGTtacttttacattaatttgTATGATTTCATGCACAATATTCTTGTCCTCAGAGTAATGTTACAAGGGAGAAAGTACtaactaaatttttataacAACTAAATTTAAGAATAGTTGCTATAGAAAGTGTATTCAAGAATTATTGTCTGAAACAACTGACGGTAAAACTTTGTTAAACTTGACTAGATCGAATCAGGTAAAAAATAGTCGAAATAAcgaataaattttagtttaaaaaacgGTGCATGATGACTTTTACGAGGTGTATAAAGAAACAGCTAACAAAAAGACAAGAGCCCATCAATGCCAAACCAACCCTTCGTTGAGTTTTTGGGCCAGTCTGTATTGTTCTTGGGCAGTAAGCCGTACGTTAGCCCAGCAAACTGTTGCCCGCCAAAAAGTCGAAGACCTATTTACAAAAGGGGCATTTTCAATTGAAAACGGCGCCAAGCCCGCGAATTAAGCGTTTCAAGTGACCTCTCGTCACCACTTTCTGCATCTGAAGACTCGGTAACTCGAGAATGGAGCATCGCGATCATCATTTCTTCAGCAGAAAGCTAGATTACGCCATGGACGTAGACTGTTGCCTAGAAGATCAAGAAAAGGAGGAGGAAGAACTTGATCCCTTTCTAAAATTCGTGGAATACGCAAGATCTGAACTGTTATCACTTGAAGGCGATGCAAACGGAGACGGTGACGGTTCTACTGGACTTGGATGGAGTTGGACAGTGTCTCGTATTCTGAAGACTTGCATTGCTTATTCAAGCGGCGTCACTCCCGCGATCTTGCTCTCTGAACTCTCTCAGGTAGATCAACCTCTCTCGTCCTTTCTTCTCTGTTTGTATGCGATGTCCTCAGTGCACGGACCGCGGAATGGATTATTTAGGGTTTTGTAGTCGGTTACGttcttttcttttggaattAGATAGGTTATGTAGCAACTACTGTTTTCTGAGAGTTTGACTGTTACTTTTTCGCGGTGTTGAGTTTAGTTAGGTTTTTTGCTGTTTTtcgttatttttcttaattttgatcTATTTTGAAGGCGTGGAGTGAGCAACGCAGGGTTGGGGCTCCGAAGAAGGGGCTCGAAGTAATCAACCAACTCAAGAAGAATCATCGGAGGACTAAGCTTCCGAACACAGTTACAATTGATTCCATATTCGAAAAGAACTTCCTGTCCTTGAGCAGTGTTCTAGAAGCTGTTATCGTTGATGCATTTGTGCTCCCAGGTACTTTGCAATTAAAGCACTTTTTTCCTGTGTATATTTTAATGACGGGAACGAACGAATGTGAAGATTGATGTTCTTGCAGTCTGAGTCACGAACTCAGACTGATCAAGAACAAAGTTAACCTGATTTGCGTGAACTTACTTTGTTTCCGAGGAATTCTTAGTGCGATGTACACGTCTCCATGATATGATATGTTCTTCCTAATTATAGTTTTAGTCAACAAAACTAGCtagtttttaatgaaaataactcAAGAAAGAGCGGAAAAAAGTGGGAGAGAACTCTGCAAACACATtctctaatttaaatatttattaaaacgaAGAATGTTCCTAAAACCAAGTCAGATTAAGAACGAGGAGGTACTAAATTTAAATGACCAAGTTAAGAAATCCAAATCTAAGAATAATatcagtttttaataaattctaatattaatttaaaataaatttgtagataattaaataaaaatgttaacctTTTGAAATACTAATTGAACATACAAAAAACTTTACCATTTGCTTAATTTTAGTATTGTTTGAACGAACGTAATTcgttaaatatttacaaacagGCATCGGTTTTGTTATTCTACCCCACTTTAGCTGCAGTGGAAAGTTATTTGGTTTAAGTCTTTTGGAGAAGTCAGTCAAATGGAACCCACTCTTAGTTGTTATATTCAAAGTCTGATTTCTGATAGAGCCAACAGTCATCCATTGATTCTTGTatgtgttaatttttgttttgtaatgatTGATGCTTGCCATCTGCAGGCACAAACATCCACATGCTCACATTAGGGGATTATTGGAGCTCCAATACCATAGATC
This genomic stretch from Vigna radiata var. radiata cultivar VC1973A chromosome 7, Vradiata_ver6, whole genome shotgun sequence harbors:
- the LOC106766528 gene encoding probable N-acetyltransferase HLS1-like; the protein is MVDTFSVESRLHIREFDEGRDVKVVGKLERKCEIGTKKGVSIFTNMMADPSSRIRFYPLHVMLVAELLESKELVGVVRGCIKSLRTPSESLLKIGCILGLRVSPSHRRKGIGLKLVTSVEEWMLRNGAEYAFLATEKNNDASRNLFTNKCKYVSLSSLFIFVHPISFPAKQISKDIEIEKVNIDQAISLYRRTLMAKELYPLDMDSILKENLSLGTWVSYYKEGGLLNLQRKEESEDIITNEITSSWIIFSIWNTCEAYKLQLKKSQPLRFLHTTLNHARDKIFPCLRMSVSDSLCRPLGFLFLYGLHGEGENLGELMESIWRFTSRMGESLKDCTVVITELGFGDPLVNHIPQTASMSCIDDIWYTKRISSHSDEKDDELLIKRQIGNVFVDPRDF